The proteins below come from a single Aphanothece sacrum FPU1 genomic window:
- a CDS encoding metal ABC transporter solute-binding protein, Zn/Mn family gives MRYGLKPTLIILLISFGGITSCSQSASLKSSSPEVLDITVSVVPQEYFVKKIGGDRVKINVMVPPGTEPDNYEPKPQQIQALSQADAYIKIGIPFENTWISKIAKEQPKMLMIDSTKGIKRLPMIPHEHHQHEGENQQEDTINSDENTLDPHIWLSPKLVKIQAKTIYDGLVKLDPKNQPEYQANLNKFLQEIEQLDTQIKQNLANIKQRKFIVFHPAWGYFAQQYNLTQIPVEVGGQEPSAAELSQLIKEAKEEQIKVVFAQPELSSQAAKTIAKEINGEVLLISPIAGDWYNNLLKVSQTFSDALKKQ, from the coding sequence GTGAGATATGGTTTAAAACCGACTCTAATCATATTATTGATCAGTTTTGGGGGAATAACAAGCTGCAGTCAATCTGCAAGTCTTAAAAGTTCTTCTCCTGAAGTTTTAGACATTACGGTTAGTGTAGTTCCCCAAGAATATTTTGTCAAAAAAATTGGAGGTGATCGGGTTAAAATTAATGTAATGGTTCCCCCTGGAACTGAACCCGATAATTATGAACCTAAACCTCAACAAATACAAGCATTAAGTCAAGCAGATGCTTATATTAAAATTGGGATTCCCTTTGAAAATACTTGGATCAGCAAAATAGCTAAAGAACAACCTAAAATGTTGATGATTGATTCTACTAAAGGGATTAAACGTCTTCCTATGATCCCCCATGAACATCACCAACATGAGGGAGAAAATCAACAAGAAGATACAATTAATTCTGATGAAAATACTCTTGATCCTCATATTTGGTTGTCTCCAAAATTAGTAAAAATTCAAGCAAAAACTATCTATGATGGATTGGTTAAACTCGATCCGAAAAATCAGCCAGAATACCAAGCTAATCTTAATAAATTTTTGCAAGAAATTGAGCAATTAGATACTCAAATAAAGCAAAATTTAGCCAATATTAAGCAGAGAAAATTTATTGTTTTTCATCCTGCTTGGGGTTACTTTGCTCAACAGTATAACTTAACTCAAATTCCCGTTGAAGTGGGAGGACAAGAACCGAGTGCTGCCGAATTAAGTCAATTAATTAAAGAAGCAAAAGAAGAACAAATAAAAGTTGTTTTTGCTCAACCTGAATTAAGTAGTCAAGCTGCTAAAACTATCGCCAAAGAAATTAACGGCGAAGTATTATTAATTAGTCCTATTGCTGGTGATTGGTATAACAATTTACTCAAAGTATCTCAAACCTTTTCTGACGCTCTCAAAAAGCAATAA